One Gimesia aquarii DNA segment encodes these proteins:
- a CDS encoding aldehyde dehydrogenase (NADP(+)), with amino-acid sequence MATQQILINGQWISSTGSNTFQATNPATAETLEPLYPVSPWNEIEAAIQAASDASKQMRGWSGERFAAFLDSYAEEIEKRTEALVETAHLETGYPESPRLRDGELPRTTNQLRQAATHAREGSWAMPTIDTATGISSLFGPIGPVTVFGPNNFPFAFNSIAGGDFAAAVAAGNPVIAKGHSSHPGTTQIFAEAADTAAKATNMPTGFVQLIYRTSHEDGCRLVSHPLMGAIGYTGGRSAGLTIKAAADKAGKPVYLELSSINPVFVLPEALNERSADIAEEFKGSCLMGTGQFCTNPGLVILKAGASADTFIQQVTQKFEEAPAGILLSKGGQTGLEAGIAAIEAAGATLITGGTASDGPGFSYANTLLKVSGNQFLANPSSLQEEAFGNSALFVIAESDEELAEIAEYLEGNLTGCIYSHTDGNDDTLYDQIAPVLRQKVGRLLNDKMPTGVAVSPAMNHGGPFPSTGHPVFTSVGIPAAIHRFSMLQCYDNVRPHRLPEALKPQNPNSKLWRYIDGMYTTDDYSS; translated from the coding sequence ATGGCAACACAACAAATTCTTATCAATGGTCAATGGATTTCTTCAACGGGATCAAATACATTTCAGGCGACCAATCCGGCAACGGCGGAAACTTTGGAACCACTCTATCCCGTCAGCCCCTGGAATGAAATCGAAGCAGCGATTCAGGCCGCTTCTGATGCGTCAAAACAAATGCGAGGTTGGTCTGGAGAACGTTTTGCTGCCTTTCTCGATTCCTACGCGGAGGAAATTGAAAAACGGACTGAAGCGTTAGTCGAAACAGCGCATCTGGAAACCGGCTACCCTGAATCTCCCCGCTTGAGAGATGGCGAACTCCCCCGCACGACCAATCAATTGAGACAGGCCGCCACTCATGCCCGTGAAGGCTCGTGGGCAATGCCAACCATTGATACCGCAACCGGTATCAGCTCCCTGTTTGGCCCCATTGGTCCAGTCACCGTCTTTGGTCCCAATAATTTCCCTTTCGCTTTTAACAGTATCGCAGGAGGTGACTTCGCTGCGGCGGTCGCTGCAGGAAACCCGGTCATTGCCAAAGGACATTCTTCTCACCCTGGTACCACGCAGATCTTTGCGGAAGCTGCTGACACAGCCGCAAAAGCGACCAATATGCCGACAGGGTTCGTTCAACTCATCTATCGCACCAGTCATGAAGATGGTTGTCGACTCGTATCACATCCTCTCATGGGAGCCATCGGCTATACCGGCGGTCGTAGTGCCGGATTGACGATTAAAGCAGCAGCCGATAAAGCAGGCAAACCCGTCTATCTGGAATTGTCGAGTATTAACCCTGTGTTTGTGCTGCCTGAAGCCTTAAATGAACGAAGCGCTGACATCGCCGAAGAATTTAAAGGCAGCTGCCTGATGGGAACCGGACAGTTCTGTACCAATCCGGGGCTGGTGATTTTAAAAGCAGGCGCTTCCGCAGACACATTTATTCAACAGGTGACCCAGAAATTTGAAGAAGCTCCCGCAGGAATATTACTCAGCAAAGGAGGGCAAACAGGTCTTGAAGCGGGGATAGCGGCAATCGAGGCGGCAGGTGCCACCCTGATTACCGGCGGCACCGCATCGGATGGTCCTGGTTTCTCCTATGCGAATACGCTGTTAAAAGTCAGCGGCAACCAATTTCTTGCCAACCCATCCTCATTACAGGAAGAAGCATTTGGAAACAGCGCCTTATTCGTCATCGCTGAATCTGACGAGGAGTTAGCAGAAATCGCAGAATACCTTGAGGGAAATCTCACCGGCTGCATTTATAGCCATACCGACGGAAATGATGACACACTTTACGACCAAATTGCTCCGGTCTTACGGCAAAAAGTCGGTCGACTGTTAAACGATAAAATGCCAACGGGAGTCGCCGTTAGTCCCGCGATGAATCATGGCGGACCGTTCCCCTCAACGGGGCATCCGGTATTTACGTCGGTCGGGATTCCCGCCGCGATCCACCGTTTTTCGATGCTCCAATGCTATGACAACGTTCGCCCTCATCGATTACCGGAAGCACTGAAGCCACAAAATCCTAACTCAAAACTATGGCGATACATCGATGGAATGTACACAACGGACGACTATTCTTCATAA
- a CDS encoding NAD(P)/FAD-dependent oxidoreductase, with protein sequence MQQFDVVILGAGFGGSLTALLLNQIGLNVALIDRGTHPRFSIGESSTPIADYLLESLSENYDLPQFQPFCKYGTWQERYPQLACGIKRGFSYFAHEPEQFFRQKSNHSSELLVTANLDEASADTHWFRADVDHFFAEEVQKSSVVYLDQTEVVLAQSDDWTIQVERRGERFDFRAQFLIDATGAMGVVPEFLGVERQTEFESCSTAVYGHFENVIPWSEILDQYEFDRSEYPFDCDQAALHHVLSEGWMWQLRFNNDITSAGFVLDSARNARSANELWQNLLSRYPSIQSQFEEASIVSPNFGLCSTGRFQRGWKECAGPKWALLPNTAGFVDPLHSTGIAHTLCGIERLVMILEQCWRNSDELSVALSHYSQSIQAELKLIDALVAGCYRTLKHFDLFTTSTLFYFAAATSFEHQRCNEQKRPLFLCADDVGLSNIISGWLSEVSKINDKNVSEPDEIKRAILNAETMLKPWNRVGLFHPDVPNMYYYTAAPKTEPQ encoded by the coding sequence ATGCAGCAATTTGATGTTGTTATTTTGGGAGCTGGCTTTGGGGGAAGTCTGACAGCATTGCTGCTGAATCAGATCGGTCTCAACGTGGCTTTGATTGACCGGGGAACGCACCCCCGTTTTTCCATTGGTGAATCTTCCACTCCCATAGCCGACTATCTGCTGGAATCGCTCTCCGAGAACTATGATCTTCCACAATTTCAGCCATTTTGCAAGTATGGGACCTGGCAGGAACGATATCCTCAATTGGCCTGTGGAATCAAACGTGGATTCAGTTATTTTGCTCACGAGCCAGAGCAGTTCTTTCGACAAAAATCGAACCACAGTAGCGAGTTGCTGGTGACAGCAAACCTGGATGAAGCATCAGCAGACACACACTGGTTTCGGGCCGATGTTGATCATTTTTTCGCGGAAGAAGTTCAAAAGTCGAGTGTCGTTTATCTGGATCAGACTGAAGTGGTTCTGGCTCAATCCGATGATTGGACAATCCAGGTAGAGAGAAGAGGGGAACGCTTCGATTTTCGAGCTCAATTTCTCATCGATGCGACGGGGGCGATGGGCGTGGTGCCTGAATTTTTAGGAGTGGAACGTCAAACAGAGTTTGAATCCTGTTCGACAGCGGTCTATGGGCATTTTGAAAACGTGATTCCCTGGTCAGAAATATTAGATCAATATGAATTTGATCGATCGGAATATCCTTTTGACTGCGATCAGGCGGCACTACATCACGTATTGAGTGAAGGGTGGATGTGGCAATTACGTTTTAATAATGATATTACGAGTGCCGGTTTTGTTTTAGATTCAGCTAGGAATGCTCGTTCAGCCAATGAACTGTGGCAGAATCTTTTGAGCCGCTATCCGTCAATTCAATCGCAATTCGAGGAGGCATCGATCGTTTCACCGAACTTCGGTCTCTGTTCAACAGGCAGGTTTCAGCGTGGTTGGAAGGAGTGTGCAGGTCCCAAATGGGCTCTGTTACCGAATACGGCAGGTTTTGTTGACCCGTTACATAGTACCGGGATTGCCCATACTTTGTGTGGGATCGAGCGTCTCGTTATGATTCTGGAACAGTGCTGGCGAAATAGTGATGAATTGTCTGTTGCCTTATCGCACTATTCACAGTCGATTCAAGCGGAGTTGAAATTAATTGATGCGTTGGTCGCCGGTTGTTATCGGACTTTGAAACATTTTGATCTATTTACGACGAGCACGTTGTTTTATTTTGCTGCTGCGACTAGCTTTGAACACCAACGATGTAACGAGCAAAAGAGACCACTGTTTCTATGCGCTGATGATGTTGGCTTGAGTAACATCATCAGCGGTTGGCTAAGTGAGGTCTCTAAGATAAATGACAAAAATGTGTCTGAACCCGATGAAATCAAACGCGCGATTCTAAACGCGGAAACAATGTTAAAACCCTGGAACCGAGTGGGTTTGTTTCACCCCGATGTCCCGAACATGTATTACTACACTGCGGCTCCCAAAACAGAGCCGCAGTGA
- the htpG gene encoding molecular chaperone HtpG, which produces MDQKTPEKFTFQAEIKKLLDLLSHSLYQNREIAIRELISNASDALDKFRFLSLTEETAKEEQHLEIRLEPDEENKVLAISDNGVGMTHAELIENIGTIAHSGSLDFLKNAAGDEKEEVSLIGKFGVGFYSAFMLADKVEVLTRSYQEESGWKWESDGTGAFTIEAQEGLERGTSIRLHLRKDLDEYTSDTRLKFILKKYSTFVPYPIKLGDELVNDQPPIWLEPKTQLTQEQYDGFYQYLAHNGEEQARWHLHLSSDSPFQFHSILYCPQTNLELMGFGRTEHGISLCAKRILVQNDNRDLLPEYLRFIYGIVDSADLPLNISRESLQDNTIFRKIQKVLTKRVLSHLASIAKDDEEKYLEFYRQFGSSLREGIGTDFENRDAIAKLLRFPSSKGASENELVSLETYLGRAEENQKQIYYLGGHDFNTIAKNPNLEIFRKKGIEVFYLADPMDEIVLSNLAKFEDHDIISIDSSEVKLPGESEEKVESEEASEKKEEHKEPVSPEFEKVLSLFEEELKDDVESITKSDRLTDSPCCLVMPEGAISSQLQKVLSMNNKDFPTTKRILEINPDAELIKRLCTLSSNTDQHAFIKQCGRQLFWNASLMTGIATSPDEITSNIQSMMEELAQKRSPIIT; this is translated from the coding sequence ATGGACCAAAAAACACCCGAAAAATTTACGTTTCAAGCAGAAATCAAAAAACTATTAGATCTGCTCTCTCACTCACTTTACCAAAACCGTGAAATCGCCATCCGAGAGCTCATATCCAACGCCTCTGATGCATTGGATAAATTCCGATTCCTCTCTTTGACAGAGGAAACCGCAAAAGAAGAGCAACACCTGGAAATTCGTCTCGAACCGGATGAAGAAAACAAAGTTCTGGCAATCTCCGACAATGGCGTCGGTATGACACATGCAGAATTAATCGAGAACATTGGCACCATTGCCCATAGTGGTTCGCTTGATTTTTTGAAAAATGCAGCCGGTGATGAGAAAGAAGAAGTTTCTCTCATTGGAAAATTTGGAGTCGGATTTTATTCTGCCTTCATGCTCGCCGATAAAGTTGAAGTTTTGACGCGCAGCTACCAGGAAGAATCTGGCTGGAAATGGGAATCAGATGGCACAGGTGCATTCACAATTGAAGCACAAGAGGGACTGGAACGTGGTACATCGATACGATTGCACTTACGCAAAGACCTCGACGAATATACAAGCGACACACGCCTCAAATTTATCCTGAAAAAGTATTCCACTTTCGTTCCCTATCCTATCAAACTCGGCGATGAACTTGTCAACGATCAGCCTCCCATCTGGCTGGAACCGAAAACACAGCTCACACAAGAACAATATGACGGGTTTTATCAGTATTTGGCGCATAACGGAGAAGAACAGGCACGCTGGCATCTGCACCTGAGCAGTGACTCTCCCTTTCAATTTCACAGCATCTTATATTGTCCACAAACCAATCTCGAATTGATGGGCTTTGGTCGTACCGAACATGGCATCAGCCTCTGTGCAAAACGCATCCTGGTTCAAAATGACAACAGAGATTTATTGCCTGAATATCTACGATTCATTTATGGGATTGTCGATTCGGCAGACCTGCCACTGAACATCTCGCGTGAATCGCTGCAGGATAACACCATCTTCCGCAAGATTCAAAAAGTGTTAACGAAACGAGTACTCTCACATCTGGCCTCCATTGCCAAAGACGATGAAGAAAAGTATTTGGAATTCTATCGTCAATTCGGCAGCAGTCTTCGAGAAGGAATTGGTACTGACTTTGAAAACCGTGATGCCATTGCCAAACTTCTGCGTTTCCCATCCTCTAAAGGAGCTTCTGAAAATGAACTCGTTTCACTAGAAACATATCTTGGGCGAGCTGAAGAAAACCAAAAACAAATTTATTATCTCGGCGGGCATGATTTCAATACGATTGCCAAGAACCCGAATCTTGAAATCTTCCGCAAGAAAGGAATCGAAGTTTTCTATCTGGCAGATCCAATGGATGAGATCGTACTCTCAAACCTGGCGAAATTTGAAGATCACGATATTATTTCCATCGATTCTTCAGAGGTAAAACTTCCTGGTGAAAGTGAAGAGAAAGTAGAATCAGAAGAGGCATCGGAAAAGAAAGAAGAGCATAAGGAGCCGGTCTCTCCTGAATTCGAGAAAGTCCTTTCGTTATTCGAAGAAGAACTCAAAGACGATGTCGAATCGATCACAAAATCAGATCGTTTGACAGACAGCCCCTGTTGTCTTGTCATGCCGGAAGGCGCTATCAGTTCTCAGCTACAAAAAGTGTTGAGTATGAACAATAAAGATTTTCCGACGACAAAACGGATTCTGGAAATTAATCCGGATGCAGAATTGATAAAGCGTCTCTGCACGCTCTCTTCCAACACAGATCAACACGCCTTTATCAAGCAATGTGGCCGTCAACTCTTCTGGAACGCTTCCTTGATGACGGGAATCGCAACAAGTCCTGATGAGATTACGAGCAACATTCAGAGCATGATGGAAGAACTGGCTCAGAAGCGTTCGCCCATAATTACCTAA
- a CDS encoding TIM barrel protein encodes MEFFSRRDFLKTTALGGTLALGAGMSGSVFAGKKPARQAQYGLVTYQWAKDWDLPTLLKNCKTANVLGVELRTTHAHGVERTLNKQQRKEVVQQFADSPVTLVGIGSNERYDNPNPGVLKKAIADTKDFIKLSHDVGGTGVKVKPDSFHKGVSKEKTIEQIGRSLNQVGKYGADWGQQIRLEVHGKCAHLPTIRKILDIADHPNVAICWNCNKQDLEGKGLEENFALVKDRLGATTHIHDLIHSDYPHKQFFELMAGVNYTGWLMLEEGKQPKKETVAALAEQRKLFDQMWAQAQDS; translated from the coding sequence ATGGAATTCTTCTCTCGTCGTGACTTTTTGAAAACTACCGCATTAGGGGGGACTTTGGCACTGGGGGCAGGTATGTCTGGTTCTGTATTTGCAGGCAAAAAGCCGGCTCGCCAGGCACAATATGGTCTGGTCACTTATCAATGGGCAAAAGATTGGGATCTGCCGACTCTGCTCAAAAACTGTAAAACAGCCAATGTATTGGGGGTAGAACTAAGAACGACACATGCACACGGTGTCGAGCGCACGCTGAACAAACAACAAAGAAAGGAAGTGGTTCAACAGTTTGCCGACAGTCCGGTTACATTAGTAGGCATTGGAAGTAATGAGCGATATGACAATCCCAATCCAGGTGTCCTCAAGAAAGCAATTGCAGACACGAAAGACTTCATCAAACTGAGTCACGATGTGGGAGGCACCGGTGTAAAAGTGAAACCGGATTCATTTCATAAAGGTGTCTCAAAGGAAAAGACCATTGAGCAGATTGGACGTTCTTTAAACCAGGTTGGAAAATATGGAGCTGACTGGGGGCAACAGATTCGTCTGGAAGTACATGGTAAATGTGCACATCTTCCGACAATTCGGAAGATATTAGACATTGCCGACCATCCTAATGTGGCGATTTGCTGGAATTGTAATAAGCAGGATCTGGAAGGCAAGGGGCTGGAGGAAAACTTTGCGCTAGTCAAAGACCGTCTGGGAGCGACAACGCATATTCACGATCTGATTCATTCCGACTATCCACACAAGCAATTTTTTGAGTTGATGGCTGGTGTAAACTACACAGGCTGGTTGATGCTTGAAGAAGGCAAACAACCTAAGAAAGAGACTGTTGCTGCCTTGGCAGAACAGCGAAAACTGTTCGATCAGATGTGGGCTCAGGCGCAAGACAGCTAA
- the csrA gene encoding carbon storage regulator CsrA — translation MLVLSRKKDEKIIIGDSITLMVIEIKNDKVRLGIEAPKDVTVHREEVYAAIKEQSLNKNSNFQSP, via the coding sequence ATGCTTGTACTCAGCCGAAAAAAAGATGAAAAAATCATCATTGGAGATTCGATCACACTGATGGTGATCGAAATTAAAAACGACAAAGTTCGTCTTGGAATTGAAGCCCCCAAAGATGTTACCGTACACCGGGAAGAAGTGTATGCTGCGATCAAAGAACAAAGTCTGAATAAAAACTCAAACTTTCAATCTCCGTGA
- a CDS encoding ABC transporter substrate-binding protein: MSNLTNRSLCFSILVLVLVLSGSTSVLAQKENQSDKPTKSDPTKTDSTQTEEEEVTLLPKIEEMQVPSMNDLLKKPPVDWVVLENDRVLIVEPIYPRPNTLQQLDLALKESYSWPKPKSKAEIDEQRKMRAAFNFIQLTLVDEKENPEYQIQRKSVKQVVHHEDQILMRIDELLKSNQLRLAFELLLVLDRKHRDWPGFNQRQQRLLFLEAKDKQKLKQFEIAIAFIEDLHRRSPEYPGLSQLAGEVIDVLIKQSVKEEHFRKAHFFLKRLGSMFPRQKVIATWEESLLARSNTILNNADQQAKQNDYQSAIQSAMDASIVWPINPRLRESLLRYHNRYPVINVGVLETAFDKTPFFLERNSTRRHRKLTQIPLFEVARINQTPQYQSRFFEQWDPTDLGRRADFILRQSYASWESHPTMMAADITEFLRKKITPGNSQYDERFDSYVQSITATSPFTFSIFFDRVPLRTERLLTLPIEAKPLWETVSTDINSENARNPKQPEIFVSNRFIVDEQTPNQVRYVRAVPEPTGLRDYNVAQINEIRYPNFEKSFQALLLGEVSVLPFLPAKLVSYFQEQEEFNVVQSAIPLSHVLQFNPESKPLKIIELRRALAYAINRRKILTDTLLHQSQLLNGRLITAPYYTGLQAYNQQVPQREYNFPLAVALAVASQKKLGGNIPTLHMLCDPNPEAQEAAKELINAWSQIGVRVTLIPNTPVEAEKKSLNWDIAYRTVTMTEPVMELWPFLTVGKGAQIDSLEIFPDWLRLKLIELDEATDWETATALIKRLQLQLYSMAHIVPLWEIDQFHVFRTNIKGYADRPLNFYDNVEQWVVTPVFPNVDAFTQK, from the coding sequence ATGAGTAATCTAACAAACAGAAGTCTCTGTTTTAGTATTCTGGTATTGGTTCTCGTTTTGTCGGGATCAACTTCAGTTTTGGCCCAAAAAGAGAATCAGTCAGACAAACCGACAAAGTCTGATCCTACTAAAACAGATTCAACACAAACCGAAGAAGAGGAAGTTACACTTTTACCTAAAATAGAAGAAATGCAAGTTCCTTCTATGAATGATCTGTTGAAAAAACCACCTGTAGACTGGGTCGTCTTGGAAAACGATCGTGTTCTCATCGTAGAACCGATCTACCCGCGTCCTAATACTCTGCAACAACTCGATTTAGCACTCAAAGAAAGCTATAGCTGGCCCAAACCCAAAAGCAAAGCAGAAATTGATGAGCAACGAAAAATGCGAGCCGCATTCAATTTCATCCAATTGACACTGGTTGATGAGAAAGAAAACCCTGAGTATCAAATCCAGAGAAAAAGTGTTAAACAGGTCGTTCATCATGAAGATCAAATCTTAATGCGAATTGATGAATTACTAAAATCCAACCAATTACGTCTGGCATTTGAATTACTTTTAGTTCTGGACCGAAAACATCGCGACTGGCCTGGGTTTAACCAACGACAACAAAGACTACTTTTCCTGGAAGCAAAAGATAAGCAAAAACTAAAACAATTTGAAATCGCAATCGCGTTTATTGAAGATCTGCATCGTCGGTCACCTGAATACCCCGGCTTAAGTCAGCTCGCCGGTGAAGTGATTGACGTTTTGATCAAGCAATCGGTAAAGGAAGAGCATTTCCGGAAAGCCCACTTTTTTTTGAAACGACTGGGAAGCATGTTTCCCCGGCAAAAAGTTATTGCGACCTGGGAGGAATCCTTACTGGCCCGCTCGAATACAATTCTGAACAATGCGGATCAGCAAGCAAAACAGAACGATTATCAAAGTGCGATTCAATCGGCGATGGATGCTTCCATTGTCTGGCCAATCAATCCTCGCTTGCGTGAATCGCTATTACGTTACCATAACCGTTATCCCGTCATCAATGTCGGCGTTCTCGAGACAGCTTTCGATAAAACGCCGTTCTTTCTGGAACGAAACTCGACGCGCCGACATCGGAAGTTAACACAAATCCCCTTATTTGAAGTCGCTCGTATCAATCAAACTCCACAATATCAAAGTCGATTCTTTGAACAGTGGGATCCGACAGATCTGGGGCGCCGTGCGGACTTTATTTTGAGACAATCGTATGCATCCTGGGAATCGCATCCCACCATGATGGCTGCTGATATCACTGAGTTCCTCCGAAAGAAAATCACCCCGGGAAACAGTCAATATGACGAACGATTCGACAGCTATGTTCAATCAATCACAGCGACCAGTCCCTTTACCTTTAGTATCTTTTTTGATCGAGTCCCTTTACGGACAGAAAGGTTATTAACGCTTCCCATAGAAGCCAAACCACTCTGGGAGACAGTATCAACCGATATCAATTCAGAAAATGCACGCAACCCCAAGCAACCTGAGATCTTTGTTTCTAATCGTTTTATCGTAGATGAACAAACACCGAACCAGGTACGTTATGTTCGTGCTGTTCCTGAGCCAACCGGATTACGCGATTATAATGTGGCTCAGATCAATGAAATTCGCTATCCTAATTTTGAAAAGTCATTTCAGGCGTTATTACTGGGAGAAGTGTCTGTACTCCCGTTTCTTCCAGCTAAACTGGTCTCTTATTTTCAAGAACAGGAAGAATTTAACGTCGTCCAGAGTGCAATCCCTTTATCACATGTTTTGCAATTCAACCCGGAAAGTAAGCCACTCAAAATCATTGAGCTACGCAGAGCACTCGCCTATGCAATCAATCGCAGGAAAATTTTGACGGACACCCTGTTGCATCAATCTCAACTCTTGAACGGTCGCTTGATCACCGCTCCTTATTACACAGGGCTACAAGCTTATAACCAGCAAGTTCCTCAACGTGAGTATAATTTTCCTTTAGCAGTTGCGTTGGCTGTCGCATCCCAAAAGAAACTGGGAGGAAATATCCCAACACTGCATATGCTCTGTGATCCGAATCCGGAAGCGCAGGAAGCAGCGAAGGAATTAATCAACGCCTGGTCACAAATTGGTGTGAGAGTCACACTCATTCCCAATACACCAGTTGAAGCTGAGAAGAAAAGTTTGAATTGGGACATCGCCTATCGAACTGTCACCATGACAGAACCAGTTATGGAGCTCTGGCCATTTCTCACCGTAGGAAAGGGAGCCCAAATTGACTCTCTCGAAATTTTTCCTGACTGGCTGAGATTAAAATTGATCGAACTGGATGAAGCAACCGACTGGGAAACGGCCACGGCACTCATCAAAAGGTTGCAGCTGCAATTATATTCAATGGCTCATATTGTCCCATTATGGGAAATCGACCAGTTTCATGTATTTCGGACGAACATAAAGGGTTATGCAGATCGTCCTCTTAATTTTTACGACAATGTAGAACAGTGGGTTGTAACCCCTGTTTTTCCAAATGTAGATGCATTCACACAAAAATAG